ATCACAGCTTCGGGCTATGGTTCATGGCACGTTGGCTAAAGCCAGAGCTGATGATCGAGAGTGGTGCTTTTAAAGGACATTCCACTTGGGTTATGCGCCAGGCAATGCCAGATACACCGATTATCTCACTAACCCCTAGACACCCCGAGAAGTACCTGAAGAAGGGACCTGCTTACGTGGATGGAAACTGCACGTACTTTGCAGGCAAAGATTTTGTTGATTTTGGAAGTGTTGATTGGAAGAATGTGCTGAGAAAACATGGAGTAACTGATCTCAGCCGCGTTGTTGTCTTCTTCGATGATCATCAGAATGAACTCAAAAGGTATCTTCTTCATCTCTTGCCCTTATTTCATTAGCGAAGAGTTCATTTCTGATATGTTACCAAGAGCAGGCTAAAGCAGGCACTGAAGGCGGGTTTCCAACATCTCATATTCGAGGATAACTACGATACGGGAACAGGGGATCACTATTCTCTGAGACATATATGTGATCAGTCGTATATAAAAGGTATGTTTTGTAAATATCTCAACACATGAGTTTGGATTTGTTTTCTCAAATGATGTGTTTTGTTTTCCACCAGGAGGTGGCCACAGCTGTTTCAAAGACAGCGATGAAGCCAGGATTAGATCTAAGAGGAAAAAGTTCTGGGAAAAAGCAGTTGATACAGAGGAACTGTGCGGACCAGGTGAAGCATGGTGGGGAGTGAGAGGAGAAATGAGAGATGACTTTAACCACACTAACACACAAATCTCATACAATCAGCATTTCCAGAACAGCCGATATGTTGAATCGATTCTTGATGTCTACTGGGAGCTACCTCCAGTTGCAGGACCTTCGTTGACACATCAGTCGCGTTACGACCCTTCTCGTTCGACTCCACCGATCGTAGCGGATGGGAGGCATCGTTTGTTCCAACGTGTCGGTTTGGGTCGGCTTGATAAGTCTGTGTTCAATGGCTATACTCAAATGGTTTACCTTCAGATATCTAAGTCCGGATCATAGAGACTATGCACTATGATTCCTGCAAAAGAAGAGTGACTCCTTTTTTTTATTTCTTAGCTTTTTTTTTCTAAATCTTTTATATATTATTCGAAGATCATTTAAAAATATATAATTTTTTATTTTGTATTAATTACATTTTAATTTTGTTGAATTGTCAATACTTTAAGTCTCTACATTGCTTATGTAGCAGTCTAACAATTAGTTTAAGCACATTGGACCAACCTTTTATTCTCTATGGAAAATTAATAATCCCTTATTATTAGAACTAAAAAGAACTATCTTGCTGCACATACACACACCAATGAAACTTTGGTTTAAAACGTCATATTTACCTAAACATTTTCATACACGAACCGACGAAAACATCATCTCACATAATCTATTTTCTTGCTTTTTGTATGTCTTAATATTAATTATTTGCGTATGTAAAATGGTGTTCTCATATATGTTTTAAACATATTTAGGTGCCTGTTTTTTTATATAAAACCAGATAAGTCTCCAACGAACACTGAGTAATATCTGGATAACTATTTTCTTAATAACACCACTATCAGCATACATTATTGAAACATATAGTAAGTTGAAGTGTTCCAAAAATGGATAAGTTGTACAATATATATATATATATATTTTTTTTTTTTATCATGGATACTACATACATTATATTGAGCCAACCAACACCTAATTTATGTATCATCTCAGTCAACTTGATTT
This sequence is a window from Brassica oleracea var. oleracea cultivar TO1000 chromosome C1, BOL, whole genome shotgun sequence. Protein-coding genes within it:
- the LOC106323521 gene encoding uncharacterized protein LOC106323521, with amino-acid sequence MERVVGMSSSNGQSPWHSHSPKTPTTMLDRALSFRRPHSDADLSYSGESGADESKTKRPHIYLLASNFIYRIGHQWWPCLVIALLFLALLFLISFAFRSTSFVCISRFDPVARIGFFGLDGLESDFGALGVPWCRSKHGKEVEWTSKDLLKALEEFVLIYETRPIKNNMHGMGFDHSFGLWFMARWLKPELMIESGAFKGHSTWVMRQAMPDTPIISLTPRHPEKYLKKGPAYVDGNCTYFAGKDFVDFGSVDWKNVLRKHGVTDLSRVVVFFDDHQNELKRLKQALKAGFQHLIFEDNYDTGTGDHYSLRHICDQSYIKGGGHSCFKDSDEARIRSKRKKFWEKAVDTEELCGPGEAWWGVRGEMRDDFNHTNTQISYNQHFQNSRYVESILDVYWELPPVAGPSLTHQSRYDPSRSTPPIVADGRHRLFQRVGLGRLDKSVFNGYTQMVYLQISKSGS